One Strix uralensis isolate ZFMK-TIS-50842 chromosome 9, bStrUra1, whole genome shotgun sequence DNA segment encodes these proteins:
- the WDFY1 gene encoding WD repeat and FYVE domain-containing protein 1, which translates to MAAEIHSRPQSSRPVLLSKVEGHQDVVSAALLIPKEDGVITASEDRTIRVWLKRDSGQYWPSIYHTMSSPCSAMAYHHDSRRIFVGQDNGAIMEFHISEDFNKMNFVKTYPAHQNRVSAITFCLTSEWVISTGHDKCISWMCTRSGSMLGRHYFTSWASCLQYDHETQHAFVGDYSGQITLLKLEQNTCSVITTLKGHEGSITSLWWDPVQRLLFSGASDHSIIMWDIGGRKGRTLLLQGHHDKVQAICYIQLTRQLVSCSADGGIAVWNMDISREEAPQWLESDSCQKCEQPFFWNIKQMWDTKTLGLRQHHCRKCGQAVCGKCSTKRSSYPIMGFEFQVRVCDSCFESIKDEDRTSLATFHEGKHNISHMSMDISRGLMVTCGSDRIVKIWDMTPVVGCSLATGFSSR; encoded by the exons ATGGCGGCCGAGATCCACTCGCGGCCGCAGAGCAGCCGGCCCGTCCTGCTCAGCAAGGTCGAGGGGCACCAGGACGTGGTGAGCGCCGCGCTCCTCATCCCCAAGGAGGACGGGGTCATCACGGCCAGCGAGGACAG AACAATACGAGTATGGCTGAAGAGAGACAGTGGACAATACTGGCCCAGCATCTATCACACCATGTCAT CACCATGTTCAGCCATGGCTTATCATCATGACAGCAGACGAATATTTGTAGGCCAGGATAATGGGGCTATCATG GAGTTTCATATTTCAGAGGACTTTAATAAGATGAACTTTGTGAAGACCTATCCAG CTCATCAGAATCGAGTGTCTGCTATTACTTTCTGCTTGACATCAGAGTGGGTTATCAGCACTGGTCATGACAAGTGTATCAGCTGGATGTGCACCAGGAGCGGGAGTATGCTGGGGAGACATTACTTCACCTCTTGGGCTTCATGTCTACA ATATGATCATGAAACTCAGCACGCATTTGTTGGTGATTATTCTGGACAGATCACTCTCCTGAAGCTTGAGCAGAATACATGCTCAGTTATCACAACACTCAAAGGCCATGAAG GAAGTATTACTTCCCTGTGGTGGGATCCTGTTCAACGACTGCTCTTCTCAGGTGCCTCTGATCACAGCATTATCATGTGGGATATTGGTGGAAGGAAGGGGCGAACACTGCTGCTCCAGGGACATCA TGACAAGGTGCAGGCTATCTGTTACATCCAGCTGACACGGCAGTTGGTATCTTGTTCAGCTGATGGGGGAATTGCTGTTTGGAACATGGATATCAGCCGTGAAGAG GCTCCTCAATGGCTAGAAAGTGATTCCTGTCAGAAGTGTGAACAACCTTTCTTCTGGAATATAAAGCAAATGTGGGACACAAAGACGTTAGGGTTGAGACAG CATCATTGCAGAAAATGTGGGCAAGCGGTGTGCGGCAAGTGCAGTACCAAGCGGTCAAGTTACCCAATCATGGGATTTGAGTTCCAGGTCCGTGTCTGTGATTCCTGTTTTGAGTCAATCAAGGATGAAGA CCGTACTTCCTTGGCAACCTTTCATGAAGGAAAACACAACATTTCACACATGTCCATGGACATCTCCAGAGGGCTAATGGTGACTTGTGGGAGTGACCGGATTGTGAAG ATCTGGGACATGACGCCAGTAGTTGGTTGCAGCCTTGCAACTGGCTTCTCTTCGCGCTGA